The following coding sequences lie in one Rutidosis leptorrhynchoides isolate AG116_Rl617_1_P2 chromosome 6, CSIRO_AGI_Rlap_v1, whole genome shotgun sequence genomic window:
- the LOC139853727 gene encoding serine/threonine-protein kinase CTR1-like yields MAAMPSGSRRTNYTLLTQIPDDDHLQPPPPPPILSGTGTGSGGGGYDSSHSGEKKRNDRAGFDWDLMNLTTDQRIQQNRQSTFPASSISGLQRQSSGSSYGESSISGDYFVPSLSAAAVNSGGGDPDGYSSLPDGSGGGGGEVLRLKSSEAGGGGGGGGSYSSKSWAQQTEESYQLQLALALRLSTEAMCSDDPNLLDPVTDETAGSRSSVSNTASAEVLSHRFWANGCLSYFDKVPDGFYLIYGMDPYVWMMCCDLQESGRIPSLELLKAIDTGVESSVEVILIDRRSDPSLRELQNRIHSISCNSITTLEVVDQLAKLVCHRMGGATLNGEDGLVSMWKECSDDLKDCLGSVVLPMGSLSIGLCRHRALLFKILADTIDLPCRIAKGCNYCKREDASSCLVRFGVDKELLVDLIGNPGCLCEPDSLLNGPSTISISSPLRFPRFRQVEPMVDFRSLAKQYFADCDSLNLVFEDPSIGDADTGETIYPKQSDKVARSPSNSNESSRLPPSKAARPKVLDKNLQPLKAYAQNIISTSKMANDRDSQLYALSNTRMEVSSNQRFDPGQANKASGDYTLDFEDLDIPWSDLVLKERIGAGSFGVVHRADWNGSDVAVKILLEQDFHPERLNEFLQEVAIMRRLRHPNIVLFMGAVTQPPNLSIVTEYLSRGSLYRLLHKSGAKEALDERRRLSMAYDVAKGMNYLHRRNPPIVHRDLKSPNLLVDRKYTVKVCDFGLSRLKANTFLSSKTAAGTPEWMAPEVLRDEPSNEKSDVYSFGVILWELTTLQQPWGNLNPAQVVAAVGFKCKRLEIPRDVNPQVASLIEACWANEPWKRPSFSAIMDTLRPLTKPATPQTSQTDVLSSLA; encoded by the exons atggcTGCAATGCCTAGTGGTAGCAGACGTACCAATTACACTCTGTTGACTCAGATTCCCGACGACGATCATCTCCAACCACCGCCGCCGCCGCCGATATTATCGGGCACCGGTACCGGCAGTGGCGGCGGCGGATATGATTCATCACACTCCGGTGAAAAAAAGCGAAACGATAGAGCCGGATTTGATTGGGATTTAATGAACCTAACAACTGATCAGCGGATTCAACAGAATCGTCAATCGACGTTTCCGGCTTCTTCGATCAGCGGTTTGCAGCGGCAATCGAGTGGAAGTAGTTACGGCGAGAGCTCGATTTCCGGTGATTACTTCGTCCCGTCGTTATCAGCTGCGGCGGTGAATAGTGGTGGTGGTGATCCAGATGGTTATTCGAGTTTGCCGGAtggaagtggtggtggtggtggtgaggtATTACGGTTGAAGTCGTCGGAGGCAGgaggcggcggcggcggcggcggatCTTATTCGTCGAAAAGCTGGGCACAACAAACGGAGGAGAGCTATCAATTGCAGTTGGCGTTGGCGTTGCGGCTCTCTACTGAAGCTATGTGTTCTGATGATCCTAATTTATTGGATCCTGTGACGGATGAAACCGCCGGGTCTAGGTCATCTGTATCTAATACTGCATCTGCTGAAGTTTTATCGCATCGATTTTGG GCAAATGGCTGTTTGTCATACTTTGATAAAGTCCCTGATGGGTTTTACTTAATATATGGGATGGATCCTTACGTATGGATGATGTGCTGTGATCTACAAGAGAGTGGGCGAATTCCATCACTCGAATTGCTAAAAGCCATTGATACTGGTGTTGAATCATCAGTTGAAGTTATTTTGATTGACCGACGTAGTGATCCTAGCCTCAGGGAGCTTCAAAACCGGATTCATAGCATATCGTGTAATAGCATAACCACATTAGAGGTCGTTGATCAACTTGCAAAGCTTGTCTGCCATCGAATGGG GGGTGCAACTTTAAATGGAGAAGATGGCTTGGTTTCAATGTGGAAGGAGTGCAGTGACGATCTTAAAGATTGTCTAGGATCCGTTGTACTTCCTATGGGTAGCCTCTCTATAGGCCTTTGCAGACACCGGGCCCTACTATTTAAA ATCTTAGCCGACACAATTGATCTACCGTGTCGAATAGCCAAGGGTTGCAATTATTGTAAAAGAGAAGATGCCTCATCTTGCCTTGTTCGTTTTGGCGTTGACAA GGAGCTTCTTGTTGATTTGATTGGTAATCCAGGATGCCTTTGTGAGCCCGATTCTCTGCTAAATGGTCCATCTACGATCTCAATTTCATCTCCGTTGCGCTTTCCTCGTTTTAGACAAGTTGAACCCATGGTTGATTTCAGGTCATTGGCCAAGCAGTACTTTGCTGATTGCGACTCTTTAAATCTCGTATTTGAAGATCCTTCTATTG GTGATGCAGATACTGGGGAGACAATTTATCCTAAACAATCTGATAAAGTTGCACGTAGTCCAAGCAATAGCAATGAGAGTTCTCGTTTACCTCCTTCTAAAGCTGCCCGTCCTAAAGTTCTTGATAAAAATTTGCAGCCTCTTAAAGCATATGCTCAGAATATCATAAGCACGTCAAAAATGGCCAATGATAGAGATTCCCAATTATATGCCTTATCCAATACTAGAATGGAAGTTTCTAGTAATCAGAGGTTTGACCCGGGTCAAGCAAATAAGGCGAGTGGAGATTATACCCTTGATTTTGAAGATTTGGACATTCCATGGAGTGATCTAGTTTTAAAGGAGAGAATTGGAGCAG GTTCTTTTGGTGTTGTCCATCGTGCTGATTGGAATGGCTCT GATGTTGCTGTGAAGATTCTTTTAGAACAAGATTTTCATCCTGAGAGGTTGAATGAGTTCTTGCAGGAG GTTGCAATTATGAGACGACTACGGCATCCAAATATTGTTCTTTTCATGGGTGCTGTCACTCAGCCCCCGAACCTGTCAATAGTCACAGAATATTTATCAAG AGGTAGTCTGTATAGGCTGCTGCACAAATCTGGCGCCAAAGAGGCCTTGGATGAGCGGCGGCGACTTAGTATGGCCTATGATGTG GCAAAAGGAATGAATTACCTTCACCGACGAAATCCTCCAATTGTTCACAGGGATTTGAAATCTCCCAATCTTTTAGTAGACAGGAAATACACAGTAAAG GTCTGTGATTTTGGGCTTTCACGGTTAAAAGCAAATACATTTCTTTCGTCCAAGACTGCTGCAGGAACA CCTGAATGGATGGCGCCTGAAGTTCTTCGTGATGAACCTTCAAATGAGAAATCAGATGTGTACAGCTTTGGGGTTATCTTGTGGGAACTTACCACTTTGCAACAACCTTGGGGTAATCTAAATCCGGCTCAG GTTGTGGCGGCTGTAGGTTTCAAATGCAAAAGGCTTGAGATACCTCGTGACGTCAACCCTCAAGTAGCATCATTAATTGAAGCTTGTTGGGCAAA TGAGCCATGGAAGCGACCTTCGTTCTCGGCCATTATGGATACTTTGAGACCGTTAACAAAACCTGCTACTCCACAAACAAGTCAAACGGACGTATTGTCTTCACTTGCGTGA
- the LOC139851288 gene encoding splicing factor U2af small subunit B-like, producing the protein MAEHLASIFGTEKDRVNCPFYFKIGACRHGDRCSRLHTKPSISPTLLLSNMYQRPDSITPGVDPQGQPLDPRKIQDHFEDFYEDLFEELGKYGEIESLNICDNLADHMVGNVYVQFREEEHAASALQNLTGRFYAGRPIIVDFSPVTDFREATCRQYEENVCNRGGYCNFMHLKKIGRELRRQLFGRSRRRSRSRSHSPQRHRGYDERSHGGPRSSGRRGGGDYADHDHRHHDRSGRRPRSRTPPRKGGRSRSPGGKRNRSPVREGSAERRAKIEQWNREKEQADPTRAKNATNNDGRIDGDAKLNGDQYIDPSQQQNNDGGYYD; encoded by the exons ATGGCGGAGCATTTGGCGTCAATTTTCGGTACAGAAAAGGATCGAGTGAATTGTCCGTTCTATTTCAAGATCGGTGCTTGTCGTCACGGTGACAGATGTTCAAGGCTTCATACAAAACCGAGCATCAGTCCTACTTTATTGCTTTCAAATATGTATCAACGCCCTGATTCCATTACTCCCGGTGTTGATCCTCAAGGTCAACCCCTTGATCCGCGCAAAATTCAAGATCACTTTGAG GATTTTTATGAAGATTTGTTTGAAGAGTTGGGCAAGTATGGGGAGATTGAAAGTCTAAACATATGTGATAATTTGGCTGATCACATG GTAGGGAATGTGTATGTTCAGTTTAGGGAAGAAGAGCATGCTGCAAGTGCTCTTCAGAATCTTACTGGAAGGTTTTATGCAG GTCGCCCCATCATTGTGGACTTCTCTCCTGTGACGGACTTTCGTGAAGCGACATGTAGGCAGTATGAAGAAAATGTATGCAATCGTGGTGGTTACTGCAATTTCATGCATTTAAAAAAGATTGGCAG AGAGTTGAGGAGACAGTTGTTTGGAAGAAGTCGAAGGAGAAGTCGAAGCAGGAGTCACAGTCCTCAGAGGCATCGTGGTTATGACGAACGTTCACATGGTGGTCCCCGCAGCTCAGGAAGAAGAGGCGGTGGTGATTATGCAGATCACGATCACCGTCATCATGATAGGAGTGGTAGGAGGCCTAGAAGCCGGACCCCACCTCGAAAAGGGGGACGCAGTAGAAGTCCAGGTGGAAAGAGAAACCGGAGCCCAGTTAGAGAAGGTAGTGCTGAAAGAAGGGCAAAGATTGAGCAATGGAACAGGGAAAAAGAGCAAGCGGACCCCACCCGTGCAAAAAACGCCACCAATAATGATGGACGTATCGATGGAGATGCGAAACTGAATGGAGACCAGTATATCGATCCTTCCCAGCAGCAAAATAATGATGGAGGTTATTATGATTGA